The region GCCGCGCGAGCCGTACGGCTGGCCGGCGCGGAGGCCGTGCCGCTGTGGCACGCCGACCACGACCTCAAGGGCGTCGACGCCGTCTTCCTGCCCGGCGGGTTCTCCTACGGCGACTACCTTCGCTGTGGGGCGATCTCCCGGTTCTCCCCCCTCATGACCGAGCTGATCCCGGCCGCGCAGGCCGGGCTGCCCGTGCTCGGCACCTGCAACGGATTCCAGATCCTCTGTGAGGCGCACCTGCTGCCGGGCGCGCTGACCCGCAACGAGGGCCTGCACTACATCTGCCGCGACCAGCGCGTCCGCGTGGAGAGCACGCGGACCGCCTGGACCGCGGACTTCGCGGACGGCCAGGAGATCGTGCTGCCGATCAAGCACGGCGAGGGCCGCTACGTCGCCGACGCCGCCACGCTGGCGGCGCTGGAGGGCGAGGGCCGCGTGGTCTTCCGCTACGCCGGCGGCAACCCCAACGGCTCGCTCAACGACATCGCGGGGATCACCAACGAGGCCGGGAACGTCGTCGGCCTCATGCCCCACCCCGAGCACGCGGTCGAGGACCTGACCGGCGCGCCGAGCGTGGACGGCCGCGGTTTCTTCACCTCCATCCTGAAGAGTCTGGTGAACGCGTGATGACCCTCGACAGCGTGAAGCGCGCGCAGGAGACGCCCGGCGAGCGCCAGCCGTACGCCGAGCTGGGCATGAAGGACGACGAGTACCAGCGCGTACGGGAGATCCTCGGGCGGCGGCCGACCGGCTCCGAGCTGGCGATCTACTCGGTGATGTGGAGCGAACACTGCTCCTACAAGTCGTCGAAGGTCCACCTGCGGCAGTTCGGGACCAAGGCGCCCGAGTCGGAGGCCCTGCTCGTCGGCATGGGCGAGAACGCCGGCGTGGTCGACATCGGCGACGGCTGGGCCGCCACCTTCAAGATCGAGTCGCACAACCACCCGTCGTACGTCGAGCCGCACCAGGGCGCCGCGACCGGCGTCGGCGGCATCGTGCGCGACATCATGTCGATGGGCGCCCGGCCGGTCGCGGTCATGGACTCGCTGCGCTTCGGCGGGGCCGGCCAGCCCGACACGCGCCGGGTGCTGCCGGGCGTGGTGGAGGGCATCAGCCACTACGGCAACTGCCTGGGCCTGCCCAACATCGGCGGGGAGGTCGTCTTCGACCCCTGCTACATCGGCAATCCGCTGGTCAACGCCCTGTGCGTCGGCCTGCTGCGCAAGGACCAGATCAAGCTCGCCACCGCCCCCGGCCCGGGCAACAAGGTCGTGCTGTTCGGCGCGCGTACCGGCGCGGACGGCATCGGCGGCGCGTCGGTGCTCGCGTCGGCCACCTTCGAGGACGAGTCGCAGGCCAAGCGGCCCGCCGTACAGGTCGGCGACCCGTTCATGGAGAAGCTGCTGATCGAGTGCTGCCTGGAGCTCTACCAGGCGGACGTGGTCGTCGGCATCCAGGACCTCGGCGCGGCCGGGGTGTCCTGCGCGACGACCGAGCTGGCCGCCAAGGGCACCGGCGGCATGCGGGTGAACCTGAACCTCGTCCCGCTGCGCGATCCCTCGCTGCGGCCCGAGGAGATCCTGATGAGCGAGTCGCAGGAACGCATGATGGCGGTCGTCACGCCCGACGACATCCCGGCCTTCATGGCGATCTGCGACAAGTGGGACGTCCCGGCGACCGTCATCGGCGAGGTCACCGACTCTGGCAGGCTCGTCATGACGTGGGACGGCGAGGTCATCGTCGACATCCCGCCGGGCACCGCCGCCGACGAGGGCCCGGTCTACGAGCGCCCGTTCCACGAGCCCGCCGGGCAGGCGGCGCTCAACGCCGACGGCCCCGAGCGCCTGCCCCGGCCCGCCGACCTGCGCGAGACCCTGCTCACCCTGCTCGACTCGCCCAACCTGGGGTCGAAGGAGTGGGTGACCTCCCAGTACGACCGGTACGTGCGGGGCAACACCGTCCTGGCCCAGCCCGCCGACGCCGGCATGCTGCGGATCTCCGAGGCGATGCCGGGGGCGGAGGAGACCACCCGGGGCATCGCGCTGGCGACCGACGGCAACGGCCGCTACGCCAGGCT is a window of Microbispora sp. NBC_01189 DNA encoding:
- the purL gene encoding phosphoribosylformylglycinamidine synthase subunit PurL — protein: MTLDSVKRAQETPGERQPYAELGMKDDEYQRVREILGRRPTGSELAIYSVMWSEHCSYKSSKVHLRQFGTKAPESEALLVGMGENAGVVDIGDGWAATFKIESHNHPSYVEPHQGAATGVGGIVRDIMSMGARPVAVMDSLRFGGAGQPDTRRVLPGVVEGISHYGNCLGLPNIGGEVVFDPCYIGNPLVNALCVGLLRKDQIKLATAPGPGNKVVLFGARTGADGIGGASVLASATFEDESQAKRPAVQVGDPFMEKLLIECCLELYQADVVVGIQDLGAAGVSCATTELAAKGTGGMRVNLNLVPLRDPSLRPEEILMSESQERMMAVVTPDDIPAFMAICDKWDVPATVIGEVTDSGRLVMTWDGEVIVDIPPGTAADEGPVYERPFHEPAGQAALNADGPERLPRPADLRETLLTLLDSPNLGSKEWVTSQYDRYVRGNTVLAQPADAGMLRISEAMPGAEETTRGIALATDGNGRYARLDPYSGAQLALSEAYRNVAVTGAKPLAVTNCLNFGSPEDPEVMWQFSEAVRGLADACRTLGVPVTGGNVSFYNQTGSTPINPTPVIGVLGVIDDVARRVRSGFPEAGLRVLLLGETREEFGGSEWAHVVHGHLGGLPPQVNLEAERALGAVLIEAAARGLLEGSHDLSDGGLAIALAEACLSRGVGCTVTLPGGDAFTDLFSESAARALVCVRPEAFDAFADLCARHEVPCSGLGLTGGDTLVVEGVLDVPVEELREAHTSALPRVFG
- the purQ gene encoding phosphoribosylformylglycinamidine synthase subunit PurQ is translated as MSAARVGVVTFPGTLDDQDAARAVRLAGAEAVPLWHADHDLKGVDAVFLPGGFSYGDYLRCGAISRFSPLMTELIPAAQAGLPVLGTCNGFQILCEAHLLPGALTRNEGLHYICRDQRVRVESTRTAWTADFADGQEIVLPIKHGEGRYVADAATLAALEGEGRVVFRYAGGNPNGSLNDIAGITNEAGNVVGLMPHPEHAVEDLTGAPSVDGRGFFTSILKSLVNA